The following is a genomic window from Podarcis raffonei isolate rPodRaf1 chromosome 5, rPodRaf1.pri, whole genome shotgun sequence.
CATCAGGGCACCCTGGGCTATTTGAGGGTCCCGCTCCTGCTTCCCAGGTGAGAGGATGTGGGGAAAGGAAGTGAACAGATAGCAAGGCTTGCATATTTTTTATGCCAGCAGAAACTGGGATGGTAAAGAGAGATGCTCTGTCTGCTGTCATATATTTGATTAAGAACAAAGCCACAAAGGCTTCGAAAGAGGAGACAGCTCCGTAACTGTGTGATTACTGTGGGCTCCTTGCTATGCCACATTTTATGCCAAGGATATGACTTCACAGATCCTTTATGAAGTCAGATGTAGATGGCAAATGTGTGTCATACTATGTCAAGAGAAGGGCACCGGTGCAGTGACCATCAAAGCTGAAATGGCCATTAAATAATTTTGGGGGGATAAGGGGGTCATTTGGAGTAGCTCGCTCATGTCACAATGAAAATCGTAACTGTTGCCAGCCCAACCGGTGAGGGGTCACcttgaaataagtaaataatgccTACAGCTGTTAATATAATTAATGAGATCTTTTATAGGTCATCTATGGGCTTTCATTCCTAGAAATCGCTGGATTTATACTGACATCTGCTGGTGCAGAGAATCGTAACACCTCTGTTTTCCCACCCTATCCACCAAATGATTGTTTTCCCCTAATGGATTTTAGCTGGATTATTTCCAACCTAACAAAGTGGCACTCTAAACAAGTGATTGTTCAGAATCAGACCCTCATTTCTGTGGTGAAAGCACTTCAGGATCAAGAGAACGCATCTATACTTTTAAAGCTACCTTATTTCTTGTGTGGGAATCTAAGCGCATGCCAAAATCTCATTTAGGATTGTGGATTAATTTCAAATTTCACTAAAGTAAACTCTCACTGTATTATATATATTTCATATTGCCAATCCACTCTGTCATAGGTTCAGGGTGGGAATAACTATCTAAAAACATGACACTGTAAAACAGATTAAGTCAGGCTTCCtaaaactctgccctccagatgtttttggcctacaactcccacgatccctagtttgcaggaccagtggtcacggaagatgggaattgtagtctcaaaacatctggagggccaaggttgaggaagcctggattaagGTATTAGATCAAGAATGGGGTATGTGTAGccgtccaaatgttgttggactccaatacccatcagtctcagcctgcatggccaattatcagggatgatggaatctgtagtctagcaacatttgcAACTTCAGCATTAAAAGATGAGTTTGCAGGAAAGGActtgtttatttttacatttattttgtattttaaatactGCTTGCTCAAACGTAAGACCTCTAAGTGGTTGTAGAAATTACTATACAATGTTCATGAAGTGCTACTCAAACATTGTTTTATACAAAAGCATGTACAAAAACCCTTTAAAAGCAAATTCCATTCTCATCTCATCCGTAATATGCCTTCACTTTCCTGGCTTTGGCtcatttgattttgttttaatgtttaaatggTGTGTTTTCTTAATGGCCACTTCTCCATTACAGGAAACTTCTTTAGAGGATTGAATAGTTTGTGGTCCCTTTACAAATTGTATATCAGCAatcaaaaacaaacagaaaatttCATTTCAGTCCAGCTTTCTATTTTTATTGAAGTTAAAGTACCCCCCCCCGACTTGAACATTTTTCAAACAAAATGAGTATGGATGAAACCCAGATATCTAGCATGTGAATCTGTTGAATGCGTTGGATCTGGACCTTTGCTTGACCAGTGCAGTTTGCAAAACACAATCTGAGCCCCTTCATCTGAAACCTTGTCCAGGGTGATAAGATCTGGGGAAGAGAAGAAGCTCTTCATCTGCAACAACTGCTGCTTTTGCTTGGAGAGAGCAGGTGAACAAGCAGTAaacagcgaggaggaggaggaggaggaggaggaggaggaaagcagagCCGGGGAGCTCCAGGGCTTGTCAAGCTGGAGTTTGGGCCTTGGGAGATGCTCCTTGTGTGCTTCTGTAGAAAaagtttcttctccctctctgatAATCTTCTTTGACGATCACACGTAGCCAAGTaagtttgtcttccatgaacacggttttaacagtgagtccgtaagtgactgttgaggccagttctggatccacatgtccttccacagtggggacataggtttcccggtgggagttgatcacggcgagggtttgccaaatgtgccttcctcttagcatgtttctcccttttgtgctgagttcaagcgtcttcagagtccatgacacctttggtaagttCTCtcattggagcgctcacaggccagcgtttctgttatgtactgagttgaataggatccaaaaggcagcagtctgattggtcctagaacaatgcagcagtatgattggttggcaggaactacccaatcatgctccagatagaagtgaatccacaacctgattggcttacagtagaattccggaattagccaatcatgtgcagcccattgtgtaaataatgtatataaagcagatactttgaggggacattcattcattcctcctcaccactatgagctgaataaagagcatgaaatcagagagtctttaaacctccattgttgaccaccagcattatgctttccatttttaagttcagaatagagcagttgctttggaagatgataatcaggcatctacacaacatgaccggtccaataagttgatgttgaagaatcatcactttgacactggtgatctttgcttcttccagtacactggcgttagttcgcctgtcttcctaagtgatgtgtaaaatttttcagagacactgttgatggaaccttttgaggagctggagatggcatttataagtggtccacatttcacaagcatacagtaaggttggtagtacgatagctttgtaaacaagcattttggtttccctttgaatgtcccggtcctcaaacactctgcacttcaatcgggagaaagctgcactcacagagcccAGACAATGCTGGATTTATCTGTGATAATACTGGGGTCAGGGCTCATCCAATGATGCCGAATGCTAGGAGAGTCAGGACAGATGGGCAGGAgtgcttcacacagcacatagctgAGATCCTTAGCCGCAGGTCGTGCAGAATATTGGCACCAAGCTGGACACGGGTAGATGCCATGGCAATGAAGCCACAGCACAGGTGACCGCAATTGTGGGCAAAGTTGTATCATGCTTGCAGGATGCAGCATCAACTTGCAAATTAGGTGGGAGACAAAATGTGGGCGGGACCTGCAGCACATCGATGCCCGTGCATATTTGACTACATGTTTGGATGGAGGCTAAGGCATTAGCCTCATTCAGGGAGCAAATGTGCTGGAAACGGTCTGGGTAGACCTAGATTAAAATTCCTTTTTCACTCACGAGGCTCGGTGGGTCATCACCAACCCCCCAGAGTAGTTGCAAAAACAGAACAGCAAAATCACCTTGTGCTCCCCTGAAGAAGGTTAAGATATTTATGTAATAAATCCTGGAGTTCTCTATTCTGCAGCCTATATTTAACTGCAACACATGACCTGTTTTTATtgcctttctccctctttttctgcttctccctctctcaaaaagGCAGTGGTGATGGCATAaccattctatggccttttaaaggtGTGTGGGACAGGGACGGTTACTGGTTTGCTTTTGCTTggatcatgtattttgtgttctcattttgtatgtttctgttgtgaaccaccaggtgatcttcagatgaagggtggtatacaaattaggGTTGCCgcacgtcctctttttccaggacatgtcctctttttcagtggtaaaatttctgtccagaTGGATTTTTTGAATTTTTCAAAATGTCCGGGGTGGTGGTGTGGGAGCAGACTACTTTTTGTGTTGCATATGCAGTAATAGACAGCCAAGTGCAAAACATAGACATACTGTGTGAATTTTGCATGATGCAGGAAAGGACCATGTCCTTTTTTTGGTATTATTTGAAGGGACATTGTAGAATGCacctgctctctccctccctccctcctcgccccctgccccaggtgccagcaaatgtgtcctctttttcactCTTCAAAATATGGGATCCCTAAATAACCAGTGTGATCCCACTCAAGTCCAGCAAACCAATGTTGTACTCTATCGAGGAGCCATCATTTATCATGCATACCTAGAAGTGCAGGACACTGGCCATCTAGCGTGTTGTGTGGGATTGAAGTAAAAGCTTTGCAGTTTTGAAGTAGTTATTCCAAATTGAGCGTTGGTGCTGCATCATTGCCTGTCTTTATAGGGCTTGCATGACTATGTTTTCCTCAGAGTGCCAAGGCACCTCTCTTCTCATTATTTAATCTGATGTCCAGGGCTCGTAGCTGGATGAGGAACCCTGTGTTTGGGCAGATCCCTCGGTTTGAATCCACCGATTTTAAGGCCTCCACGAGTGTCAGGTTTTCATGGATCATCAAATAAGCCAGCACTAAAGTGGCTGAGCGGCTTAACCCCATGGCACAGTGGACAAATACCTTGCCTGCAGAGAAATAACAAAAGAACAGCATTTAACTGATGTGGAACATAGAAGGTTAAGACCAgcgcttccctccccaccccaccccagccggAACTCATTGCAACTCAGTTCTGGCtcctctcaggtgagtgccattgccattataagagaacaaggaaggtgttcattgtgagttctagcacctctttttctagaaacatAGCATTGTTTAAGACATTCAAGCTTCAGGGCTCCCAAAATTTGGTCCAACACGGATAAGGCCGCTCCACTTCTGGGTGGGGCGGTGCTGTGGACAGGCCACATGGCCTCCACACACAGCAGAGGTTGGGCCACGCCCCTGTCTCATCAGGGAGACCCCGGCCGCATCACGACCCCCGGCCGGCCAATCCGGTCAGCTGGGGGGCGTGACTTACCCCTTTTTAAGCAGCTGCGCAGCCGGGGTGTAGGAATAACAGAGGATGACAGGAGGTTGGATGCAGGTGAGCGGTGCAGGAGCAAgctggcaagcatgctccaagcAGGCTGCTGCCTAGCTGtgcagaggctccttttattaacagaagtcaacaattggaaacagcAGTGAAACCACTCTGAACATGACGCAgttccatctaagcacatttccagcgTTATCAAATAGACGTGTTAGCAGGTGTTTCCCTAAAATGTTCCCCAGTACTTGATTTCATCTGCGTCCCtggtcatgctccagccaagcgttATGTCTAGTTACCAAATCTGTGAGAGGACAAATggtcagggggaaaaccctgtttGCTAGCCAAGAGGCCACAAGTTTGTGGAGCATGGGTGCAAGGCTCCTTGGCACGCTGTGGCATGCCGGGTGTGAGGCATGTCTCAGCACAGGCAGAGCCTTACTCCCACACAGGGGATCTCCCTTCTGGTTCGCCCTCTTTTCATGTGTTCATcacattggccttgctatggatttcggttggtcgccgttgaggggcctggtaggaatttttccacttggcaaattggcacgggccatttggttttcgcctacctcgtagcaatcgtcacaacttttgtaaggtttggcagttaggcattggtaaagcctggtttgggggaggggaggtgtggccatcacctgcccctccattttaAAGGATAGtgcgttaaaggaatccagggggtcatggttcctgtccgaagcccgggtggaggctagggccatggcacgaccttcCAGTAATCCTGGGGGAGCTCCAAATCGGTGTACATAAACAGGgctcccctactggtggtttaacCCTTGTGAGACTTCCTGTATGGTGGGcgggagtcagatatagtcggttcaattccaatgcctaagccaataccactcacattctgtaaccaataaagttgtggtctaaatTTTGCTCATTAACCTCATACAGTATACGGTGTCCATATGCAATTATTCAACATAAAGGGGGAGGCCTTGAGGCCTTGACATGCAGTAGTAACTGTGGGAAGGATTTCTCTCCCTGAAGGTACACCCGTCTGAAGATACCCTGGAAAACCATTGAAGAGTCCATGATGGAGGCAGAATGAGACTCTATACAACACCCAGGGCCAATGATGAGATGCAGTTCCTTCTGCTAATTCTATGTACTGGTGGTGAGCTTAAAAGCCCTGCATTGGGTTATCATAAAAAGACATCTACAATGAGACACGAGTTACACATGTTTATGTAAAGTCAGCATTGGCCAATGAGAAGGTAAAGAtcaaggtaaaggacgcctggacagttaagtccagtcaaagtccagtcaaaggtgactatgggttgcggtgctcatcttgcttcaggccgagggagccggcatttgtcaaCAGACAGTTTtctcggtcatgtggccagcatgactaaactgcttctggtgcaacggaacactgtgacggaaaccagagcgcacggaaacgctgtttaccttcttgccacagcgatacgtatttatctacttgcactggcgtgctttcgaactgctgggacagagcaatgggagctcaccccatcctgtggatttgaaccgccaaccttctgatcggcaagcccaagaggctcagtggtttagaccacagcgccacccgcatccctacaacGAGATGCTTGAGTTATGCATGTTTATGTACAACTTTGGCCAGTGAGAAGATAGGTGGTTAATCAACTTTTAAAATTATCAGACTGATTGATATAGCCCAATAACTTTTTATATAGGATTTGGGAGATGGGAATAGCTTCCTGCTTTTTTCCAAACTGGCCCTGCTTCTGCACCTTCAACTTCGGCCAGACACGGAGAAATTAATCAAGCAACGCTTTCCATGCCACTATCACTACCCTAGGAAAAGTTTCACCTGCTCCAGTGCTAAGCTGCCATCAAACACATAGGAAGAGGTTCCTCAAAGAGTGACAACCCCACAtgtgccactcctcctcctttcctggagATCTAGTATGGGGAAGCCCATCCCTGAGCAAGAAAGACCAATTAAGCAAAGCATCCTTAAGTAGCTTTAAGCCCCTTGCTAAATGCGGCAAGATTAAAGGGAACAGCAGCAGCTTTGGGCCCACGCAGCTGGCAACCCAGTGCCTCTTTCTCCTCCCGCTATCTCCCTCTTACCTCCTGTAGCCTTCAAGGCATTGTGGATGAAATTCGCAGCATCCTGGAAGAAGACGCTGATATCAAACGAGGTGTCGTCAAACGCCTGCACCCCGTAGTACACGACTGGCAGATCTCTGTAATATCGAGCGCCTGTGTTGATGTTGTATGGCCCGTCTGCTGCGTTGAGGATGTGGGTGATGCCGAGGCTCTGCAGAATGGCTTTGCTTCGAGCTGCCCATCTGTCAAAAGATGATAAAGGGTTGCTGCGGCTGTGGCTGCTCCTGTTCCGTGTTGACATGGGCTTATTTAAGAGGCCTCTTGAGCCTCAAGGAAGCAAGAAGCAATGAGCACCTGCGTCTCATCTCTAATTCATAGCACAGTCCCTGTTTACCGGACCATGGCTCGTTACAACCTGCTCTGTCAGGCAGAATCAGTTTTAGGGCTTCCCTCCCTTGCCATGCAGTTGGAGGAATAATTTCtgttctccctctttcttttggaCTACAGGTCTCTCTGTGTTACGttcacaattcaaggtgttggtgctgaactttaaagccctaaatggccttggcccagtatacatgaaggagcgtctccacccctatcgttcagcccggacactgaggtccagctctgagggccttctggcagttccctcactgcaagaagtataATTCCAGATTTGGGAGACCAAAGCCACCTTCCTTAGTTGGAAGTTGCATTTTATGTAGTGATATTTTTGGTGGCTTTGTACCCCACAGGCACAATCTAAatagttgatttattttttagaagTAAGATTTGGGAATATGTATTGGTAATCCTCTAAGAATGTATAAAAGCTTTGGAACAATATTCATTTTGAGGACATTAACCTTTCCCCAAAAGGGAAAGGTTTAGAGGTCCCCACCTTTCAATAGCAAAAGAAATCTCATTTATAATTTGATTGAAATTTAATTTTACAATTTGGTCTATATCTGATGAAAtcattatacccaagtatttaatAAAGTCTTTGCACATCTGAAATTGATGGTTTCTATACAATGTAGCCCTTGGCCCAATTGGTAAAATTGGgccaaattgactgggaaaactgtgtggggtataaatatattattattactactattactattactattactattactattaaaaggtaaaggtaaaggtacccctgcccgtacgggccagtcttgacagactctggggttctgCGCCCATCTTACTCtttaggccgggagccagcgctgtccgcagacacttccgggtcacgtggccagcgtgacaagctgcatctggcgagccagcgcagcacacggaacgccgtttaccttcccgctggtaagcggtccctatttatctacttgcacccgggggtgctttcgaactgctaggttggcaggcgctgggaccgagcagcgggagcgcaccccgctgcggggattcgaaccgccgacctttcgatcggcaagccctaggcgctgaggcttttacccacagcgccacccgcgtcccattactattactattacgtCCTATTACTATTACATTGCCCTTACTcgcctcataccctccaacatttgtccattgaaaatagggacatcctaaggaaaagtgaaacattccagggtcaaatcagaaaccggggtggcttctgtaaatctgggactgtccctggaaaatagggactcttggGAGGGCTACTTTCCCTTTTCACCCAGGGCCGCCCCACCCATGAGGAAAGGCATAGGCGCCAACTCTGAGGCGCCCAGGTCCCTACAGCCCCCCtaatacagtaaaatatttgaggccaACAGGGGCAGATTTAGGGGTGCACAAAGGGTGCTCAGGCACTGAGTTTGCTGgatttggggaaggaggcatgagggttcggacagggtcctagagtcctctcaCCTGCTTCCCAAAGGACATGTATGTGTCTGCGACAGAGAGCAAAAGAGGTTTTCCTTGGCAGTGGAGGGactatgtatgtgtgtgcaaacAAACTGGGATCTGAACATTTAAATTCCACAAAATGTAATAGTTTTATGTAAAgtaattttacagtggtacctcgggttgcaaacaccttgggctacaaacactttgggttacagactccgctaacctggaagtaggaccttgagttaagaactttacctcaggatgagaacagaaatcgtgcagcggcagcgggaggccccattagctaaagtggtacctcaggttaagaaccgtttcaggttaagaacggacctccggaacggattaagttcataaccagaggtaccactgtatattttaattgtatttgatTGTAATATTATATTTTAGTTGTACTTAGGTTGATCTGTGTTTTTCCCTTTTCAAATGAGCATTTAAAGGTTATATCGGTTttaatttgtccatatttctGATAGAAAGTTGGTTTACAGAACCAGTTTATACTAGTCTATTTTGTGGGATTTGGATGTTGAGATCCCAATTTGTTTGCTGctattttatattgatttttaatcTTCTGCTCTCCTTATGACTGCTAAGTAACAAAATGCAATCCTTCCGTTTCCTTACGCGTCTCCAAGGTAGAGGTTTGGCCACACTTGATCCACATGGTTGTCGGATCCTCCTCTGCTCCAAACTAGCCTCTGCAATTCAGAAAGTGCTGGTGTCTCATAACGGCTTCGACTTTCCGAGTTTTGATTCATGGAGGAGCCGTTTCCAGCATGGCTCATACCTGCTTTTGTGCTTTCATGAGCTTCAGATGTAACTAAAATGGCCTTTGGGAAATGAGAGAGAGACGGGGGGTTAAAAACTTTGTTTAAAACCAAGGTTCCCACGGGGGGGGTGcgtttatttttaaggggggcaatttggaagcttgtttataccaagttaatggccttttaggcttcctccacatgaataggagcctgtcttcaagggcagtcccCGGTAGAGTGTATtccagtagtccaagcaggaaaaGAGCATGGACACCTGAGGTCAGGCAAGCTGGTTCAGAAATGGCTGTGGTTGGTCAATTagcctattttttttttaataatatttttattaagcaatttttatattcatacaaacaaaacatacataaacaaacaatggacaaaaaacaaaacaagaaacaagtaccatttcatgtcctaatttcttaaacctttcttcttcgacttcctcatgcctcccgtttctgtattccaaattctaatcaattgttcagcaaatcttcccttattttactgtaaatttaagctaatcatctttattctccttgtcttaaccattactgatagtaaccatttactttagtccaacatcattctaactgtcattgattttgtaatatttctttaaatagtccttaaactttttccattcttcttccgccgcttcttttccctggtttcggattctgctcgtcatttctgccaagcccatgtagtccatcaccttcatctgccattcttccagtgtgggtaaatcttgcgtcttccagtacttcgcaatgagtattctagctgctgttgtggcgtacataaagaaagttatgtctgtctttgacaccccctggccgacaatacccaagagaaaggcctctggtttcttggggaaagtatatttaaatacctttttcagttcattatagatcatttcccagaatgccttaatcttcgggcacgtccaccagaggtgaaagaatgtaccttccttttccttacatttccaacatttattgtcaggcaaatggtaaatctttgcaagcttgactggggttatgtaccacctatagatcattttcataatattctctcttagggcattacatgccgtaaatttcatcccggtggtccacaacttttcccaatcagcaaacaaaatattatgaccaatgtcctgagcccatttaatcatagctgatttaactgtttcatcttgtgtattccatttcagcagaagattatacatttttgacaaattcttagtactggattctaacaattcagtctccaattttgatttttccacctggaaaccaattttactgtccaatttaaatacttcatttatttggtgataatgcaaccaatctctcaccttcccttttagtttctcaaaactctgcaatctcagtttgtccccttccttttccagaatttcccaatatcttggccatttcgactccatatttaactttttaactgccttagcttccattggcgacaaccacctaggagttttattttccagcaaatctttatatctgacccagacatttaatagtgcttttctgacaatatggtttttaaaacttttgtgcgctttaaccttgtcataccacagatatgcatgccacccaaaaatattgttaaaaccttccaaatccaaaatgtctgtgttttcaagaagcagccaatcttttagccggcagaaagctgccgcttcatagtacaatttaaagtctggcagggcaaacccccctctttcctttgaatccgttaatatcttaaattttattctgggcttcttgccctgccagacaaatttagatatatctttctgccacttcttgaaacaatccattttatccattatttgtaatgcttgaaacaaaaacaacattcttggcaatacattcatttttataactgcaattcggcctaacaaggaaagcttcaagtttgaccaaatctccagatcttttttcacttctgtccaagttttttcataattgtctttaaataaattcacattcttagctgtcatattcacacccaggtatttcacttttttaaccacagtcaaccccgtctcat
Proteins encoded in this region:
- the LOC128413713 gene encoding dual specificity protein phosphatase 13-like, translated to MSHAGNGSSMNQNSESRSRYETPALSELQRLVWSRGGSDNHVDQVWPNLYLGDAWAARSKAILQSLGITHILNAADGPYNINTGARYYRDLPVVYYGVQAFDDTSFDISVFFQDAANFIHNALKATGGKVFVHCAMGLSRSATLVLAYLMIHENLTLVEALKSVDSNRGICPNTGFLIQLRALDIRLNNEKRGALAL